In the Pyrococcus kukulkanii genome, one interval contains:
- a CDS encoding HAD family hydrolase, which translates to MKLITFDVWNTLLDLNLMLDEFSFQLAKLAGLCVADVVQSVIDVRDNLKKMRAKASEDPREVLTGSQRMLAEKLGISIELVKRAGARAVLSIDERLVLEGAKETLKEVKGKGINTAVLGNVMFWAGSYTRLLLEKFGLMEFIDMSFFADEVLTYKPRKEMFQKALEAFGVRPEEALHIGDTYAEDYQGARNAGMWAVWINHEGREIKKLEERGFEVPSIKGLLKVLNSLGS; encoded by the coding sequence GAATTCTCTTTCCAGCTAGCAAAGTTAGCAGGACTATGCGTCGCTGATGTAGTTCAGTCAGTGATTGATGTTAGGGATAACCTGAAAAAGATGAGAGCGAAAGCAAGTGAAGACCCCAGGGAAGTTCTAACGGGCAGTCAGAGGATGCTGGCTGAGAAGCTAGGAATAAGCATTGAACTCGTAAAAAGAGCAGGAGCGAGAGCTGTTCTCTCCATAGATGAAAGGCTTGTGCTTGAAGGAGCTAAGGAGACCCTCAAAGAGGTTAAAGGGAAAGGGATAAACACCGCAGTCCTGGGGAACGTCATGTTCTGGGCAGGCTCATACACGAGACTCCTCCTAGAGAAATTTGGGCTCATGGAATTTATAGACATGAGCTTCTTTGCCGACGAAGTTTTAACGTACAAGCCCAGGAAGGAGATGTTCCAGAAGGCCCTGGAGGCCTTTGGCGTAAGGCCTGAAGAAGCCCTGCACATAGGGGACACCTACGCCGAAGATTACCAAGGAGCGAGGAACGCCGGGATGTGGGCAGTGTGGATAAACCACGAAGGAAGAGAAATAAAAAAGTTAGAAGAGAGAGGATTTGAGGTTCCAAGTATTAAAGGCCTGCTTAAAGTTCTAAATTCATTGGGCTCTTAG